In one Brienomyrus brachyistius isolate T26 chromosome 5, BBRACH_0.4, whole genome shotgun sequence genomic region, the following are encoded:
- the LOC125742533 gene encoding noggin-2-like gives MSCFFAWLASIALLMCWTFPGFSSNQSIHAFSTSVHQHKLHSEGLQSQGALGTDLSFLRSRSQYVSSVLPVRPYSLSINADDYHYTPKPKHLRPARLLRILGSSFDPFWMSIERPANVGIWVSVGVTSESPSEETAFRDARASAVTNHVASSKGFNLSTSPELTEGAARYQRKLEMEAEELDLPSFTPEMAGSLRAWLVRTATCGLRYQWVDLGPVFWPRWLRHTDCEQSGTSQSCSFPSGMSCRQAQVTQIKILAWHCWGNEDRGSEVMGEADSGASLFGKRCVWRQVPYPVVTACKCSCK, from the coding sequence ATGAGCTGCTTTTTTGCCTGGCTTGCGAGCATCGCCCTTCTCATGTGCTGGACCTTCCCGGGTTTCTCCAGCAACCAGTCGATCCACGCCTTCTCCACCTCTGTACACCAGCATAAGCTCCACTCCGAGGGTCTCCAAAGCCAGGGTGCCCTTGGGACGGACTTATCTTTCCTCCGGTCCAGATCCCAGTACGTCTCCTCGGTGCTGCCCGTCCGCCCGTACTCACTCTCCATAAATGCGGACGACTACCATTACACCCCGAAACCCAAACACCTTCGGCCGGCCAGGCTGCTGCGAATTCTGGGCTCGTCCTTTGATCCGTTCTGGATGTCGATCGAGCGTCCGGCCAACGTGGGAATATGGGTCTCGGTGGGGGTGACTTCGGAGTCGCCGTCAGAGGAGACCGCTTTCCGGGACGCCAGGGCATCTGCAGTGACCAATCACGTCGCCAGCAGCAAAGGCTTTAACCTGAGTACCTCCCCAGAGCTAACGGAGGGGGCGGCTCGTTACCAGAGGAAACTGGAGATGGAAGCAGAGGAGCTGGACCTGCCATCCTTCACCCCCGAAATGGCCGGTTCCCTCCGGGCCTGGCTGGTCCGCACAGCCACCTGTGGGCTCCGCTACCAGTGGGTCGACCTGGGCCCCGTGTTTTGGCCCCGGTGGCTCCGGCACACAGACTGCGAACAGTCAGGGACCTCGCAGAGCTGTTCCTTCCCCAGTGGAATGTCCTGCAGACAGGCTCAGGTCACACAGATTAAAATCCTGGCCTGGCACTGCTGGGGCAATGAGGACAGAGGCAGTGAGGTAATGGGAGAAGCCGATTCGGGGGCATCCCTGTTCGGCAAGCGCTGTGTCTGGCGCCAGGTGCCTTATCCTGTTGTCACGGCCTGCAAATGCTCTTGCAAATAG
- the hmox1a gene encoding heme oxygenase 1a, with protein sequence MDSGDKRQTETVQSTESDLSEQIKTATKESHVRAENTQLMQSFQKGQITLPQYKLLLFSLYEIYNALEEELDRNASHPSVAPIYFPQELARLESLKKDLAHFYGQNWRERVIVPAATQRYSQRLRQLGKENPEYLVAHAYTRYLGDLSGGQVLGRITQKSLGLMNGEGLSFFSFPGVSSPNRFKQLYRSRMNSIELTEEERKGLLEEAVRAFQLNIEVFDDLLKMQIAAEPEAGVRQRHGVQNNNMALETDKNHPKEDVQISGSDLSEQIKAATKENHVRAENTELMLSFQRGQITLPQYKLLLFSLYEIYNTLEEELDRNASHPSVAPIYFPQELARLESLKKDLAHFYGQNWRERVIVPAATQRYSQRLRQLGKENPEYLVAHAYTRYLGDLSGGQVLGRITQKSLGLMNGEGLSFFSFPGVSSPNRFKQLYRSRMNSIELTEEERKGLLEEAVRAFQLNIEVFDDLQKILSFTESRPDVHHKHSTLNTSGGNLRTQAPSSLVPSSLLRLILGICVALATVGLGIYGF encoded by the exons ATGGACAGTGGTGACAAGAGACAGACCGAAACGGTCCAGAGCACAGAAAG CGATCTGTCAGAGCAAATAAAGACCGCGACAAAGGAGAGCCACGTCAGAGCGGAGAACACGCAGCTTATGCAGAGCTTCCAGAAGGGGCAAATAACTCTGCCGCAGTATAAG CTCCTCCTGTTCTCGCTGTATGAGATCTATAACGCTCTGGAAGAGGAACTGGACAGAAATGCCTCCCATCCAAGCGTGGCACCAATATACTTTCCCCAAGAACTGGCCCGACTTGAGTCACTGAAGAAGGACCTCGCACACTTTTATGGACAAAACTGGAGGGAGAGAGTCATTGTCCCTGCAGCTACACAGAGATACTCACAGAGGCTGAGACAG CTGGGCAAAGAAAATCCAGAATATCTAGTGGCCCATGCCTACACCCGTTACCTTGGAGATCTGTCAGGGGGGCAGGTCCTGGGACGCATTACCCAGAAGTCCCTGGGGCTGATGAATGGGGAGGGTCTGTCCTTCTTCTCTTTCCCTGGGGTGAGCAGCCCAAATCGCTTCAAGCAGCTGTACAGAAGCAGGATGAACAGCATCGagctgacggaggaggagaggaagGGCCTGCTGGAGGAGGCGGTCAGAGCTTTCCAGCTCAATATCGAG GTGTTTGATGACCTCCTGAAGATGCAGATCGCTGCAGAGCCCGAAGCAGGCGTGCGGCAGAGACACGGAGTTCAGAATAACAACATGGCTCTAG aGACGGACAAAAACCATCCTAAAGAAGATGTTCAGATCAGTGGCAG CGATTTGTCAGAGCAGATCAAGGCCGCGACAAAGGAGAACCACGTCAGGGCGGAGAACACCGAGCTCATGCTGAGCTTCCAGAGGGGGCAGATAACCCTGCCACAGTATAAG CTCCTCCTGTTCTCGCTGTATGAGATCTATAACACTCTGGAAGAGGAACTGGACAGAAATGCCTCCCATCCAAGTGTGGCACCAATATACTTTCCCCAAGAACTGGCCCGACTTGAGTCACTGAAGAAGGACCTCGCACACTTTTATGGACAAAACTGGAGGGAGAGAGTCATTGTCCCTGCAGCTACACAGAGATACTCACAGAGGTTGAGACAG CTGGGCAAAGAAAATCCAGAATATCTAGTGGCCCATGCCTACACCCGTTACCTTGGAGATCTGTCAGGGGGGCAGGTCCTGGGACGCATTACCCAGAAGTCCCTGGGGCTGATGAATGGGGAGGGTCTGTCCTTCTTCTCTTTCCCTGGGGTGAGCAGCCCAAATCGCTTCAAGCAGCTGTACAGAAGCCGGATGAACAGCATCGagctgacggaggaggagaggaagGGCCTGCTGGAGGAGGCGGTCAGAGCTTTCCAGCTCAATATCGAG GTTTTTGACGATCTGCAGAAGATACTGAGCTTTACCGAGAGCCGACCTGACGTGCACCACAAACACTCTACTCTCAACACATCGG gAGGTAACCTGCGGACACAAGCCCCATCCTCACTCGTCCCTTCTTCCCTTCTTCGGTTAATTCTGGGCATCTGCGTTGCCTTAGCAACGGTGGGACTCGGAATATACGGATTttga
- the LOC125742527 gene encoding target of Myb protein 1-like, which produces MDFLIGNPFSTPVGQRIDRATNASLPTEDWGLNMEICDIVNETDEGPKEAVRAIKKRIVGNKNFREVMLALTVLETCVKNCGHRFHVLVSTTEFVEGVLVQAILPKNNPPMILHDRVLSLIQAWADAFRSSPSLTGVVSVYEDLKRRGLEFPMTDLDALSPIHTPHRSVPESESSTTPPAGSSGTRPPQNPPLAQNTGPIIITPEQDTVRKLRADLEVVRGNQKVMSEMLSQLTPSNAQQSDVELLQQLYTVCRDMQGRVLELIPRLADEGLIGELLAVNDDLNNTFLSYHRFERLSSSPHTAGQRSDTVSTDLIDLSLAPPTSLANQPSSQSDATPLHPIRRPRTVSATAQRWRMSLTCLLRPGTARWRSRGSVSGTRTLGLWRDWPELWTADCRSQGRSPPPRRR; this is translated from the exons ATGGACTTTCTTATAGGGAACCCGTTTTCTACGCCGGTCGGCCAGCGAATCG ATCGGGCCACAAACGCCTCTCTGCCGACGGAAGACTGGGGCCTCAACATGGAGATCTGTGACATCGTCAATGAAACTGACGAGGG GCCAAAAGAGGCAGTGAGAGCGATAAAAaagaggattgtgggtaataAGAATTTCAGAGAAGTCATGCTTGCGCTAACG GTCCTGGAGACTTGTGTGAAGAACTGCGGACACCGTTTCCACGTCTTGGTGTCGACCACGGAGTTTGTGGAGGGAGTTCTGGTCCAGGCCATCCTGCCTAAGAACAACCCGCCAATGATCCTACACGACCGGGTGTTGAGCCTCATACAG GCCTGGGCAGATGCCTTCCGCAGCTCCCCGTCCCTGACAGGTGTAGTCTCTGTGTATGAGGACCTAAAGAGGAGGGGGCTGGAGTTCCCCATGACTGACCTGGACGCCCTGTCCCCCATCCATACTCCACACAGG AGTGTGCCAGAGAGTGAGTCGTCCactacgccccctgctggatccTCTGGCACGAGGCCGCCCCAGAATCCCCCACTCGCGCAGAACACCGGACCAATCATCATCACGCCTGAACAGGACACG GTGAGGAAGCTCAGAGCCGACCTGGAAGTGGTTCGGGGCAACCAGAAGGTGATGTCAGAGATGCTGAGCCAGCTGACCCCCAGCAACGCACAGCAGTCAGacgtggagctgctgcag CAGCTGTACACAGTGTGCAGAGACATGCAGGGCCGGGTGCTGGAGTTGATCCCCAGGCTAGCGGACGAAGGTCTGATAGGGGAGCTGCTGGCTGTCAACGACGACCTGAACAACACCTTCCTCAGCTACCACAG GTTCGAGAGGCTTAGCAGTTCCCCACATACTGCAGGGCAG CGATCTGACACAGTCTCCACAGACCTGATTGACCTCAGTCTTGCTCCTCCCACCTCTCTTGCCAATCAGCCCAGCAGCCAATCGGACGCCACCCCGCTTCACCCAATCAGACGGCCGCGCACAGTAAGTGCCACA GCACAGAGGTGGAGGATGAGTTTGACATGTTTGCTCAGACCAGGAACAGCTCGCTGGCGGAGCAGAGGAAGTG TGTCCGGTACGAGGACCCTGGGGCTGTGGAGGGACTGGCCGGAGCTATGGACAGCAGACTGCAGGTCACAGGGGCG atccccACCTCCCAGACGGCGGTGA